From one Flavobacterium sp. N502536 genomic stretch:
- a CDS encoding Zn-dependent protease, with amino-acid sequence MKSSLLILLFILVSCTKEQHSKIIVLQPLGNFKTEQAKNVYHKIQTINPNVVLRANIPFPENAFYPARNRYRADTIIKTIKDNVGKDSVIVGLSNSDISVTKGKNKDWGVMGLGYHPGKSCVVSDFRLSKRNKEVQFYKVVLHELGHTEGLPHCPVKTCLMRDAEGKNHLDEETNFCLKCKNYLIGKGWKLNHPAT; translated from the coding sequence ATGAAAAGTTCCCTTTTGATTTTACTGTTTATTCTCGTTTCCTGTACCAAAGAACAGCATTCAAAAATAATTGTTCTTCAACCTTTGGGGAATTTCAAAACAGAGCAGGCAAAAAATGTTTATCATAAAATACAAACGATTAACCCTAATGTTGTTTTAAGAGCCAACATTCCCTTCCCGGAAAATGCATTTTACCCGGCCAGAAACAGGTATCGTGCCGACACTATTATTAAAACCATCAAAGATAATGTAGGTAAAGATTCTGTAATTGTGGGTTTATCCAACAGCGACATTAGCGTTACCAAAGGTAAAAACAAGGATTGGGGCGTTATGGGACTGGGGTATCATCCTGGCAAATCCTGCGTGGTTTCTGATTTTAGACTGAGCAAAAGAAACAAAGAAGTACAATTCTATAAAGTTGTTTTGCATGAGTTAGGCCATACCGAAGGTCTACCTCATTGTCCGGTAAAAACATGTTTAATGCGAGATGCTGAAGGAAAAAACCATTTAGATGAGGAAACTAATTTTTGCTTAAAATGTAAAAACTATTTAATCGGGAAAGGGTGGAAACTAAACCATCCTGCAACCTGA
- the serB gene encoding phosphoserine phosphatase SerB: protein MVREDKEIILLKVSGHDKIGVTAGLTAVLATYDANILDIGQADIHDTLSLGILFEIQAGSSSGPVLKDLLFKAYELEIKVKFIPISIDDYEKWVKSQSKQRYIINILGEKLTASQLAAVTKIMSDQHLNIDSIIRLTGRTSIVEIEEYPRSCIQLSVTGEIVDKIHMTASFMEISRTLDVDISFQEDNIYRRNRRLVCFDMDSTLIQTEVIDELAELNGVGDEVRAITESAMNGEIDFNESFKQRMALLEGLSEDVLQNVALNLPITKGAHRLMKALKYYGYKTAILSGGFTYFGEYLQKELGIDYVHANRLEIKDGKLTGKYIGDIVDGQKKAEYLKAIAEKEGIHINQTIAVGDGANDLPMLNLAGLGIAFHAKPKVKENAATSISSLGLDGVLYLLGYHDRYIDMM from the coding sequence ATGGTAAGAGAAGACAAAGAGATTATTTTATTAAAAGTTTCAGGACATGATAAAATAGGAGTGACGGCAGGTTTGACTGCTGTGTTGGCAACCTACGATGCTAATATTTTAGATATTGGTCAGGCCGATATCCATGATACACTTTCTTTGGGGATTTTATTTGAAATTCAGGCAGGTTCCTCCTCGGGCCCGGTTTTAAAAGACTTGCTGTTCAAAGCTTATGAGCTGGAAATTAAAGTAAAATTTATTCCGATTTCTATTGACGATTACGAAAAGTGGGTAAAATCACAATCGAAACAGCGTTACATTATCAATATACTGGGCGAAAAACTGACCGCTTCTCAGTTGGCTGCTGTAACTAAAATAATGTCAGACCAGCATCTGAACATTGATTCTATTATAAGATTAACAGGGAGAACCTCTATTGTAGAAATAGAAGAATATCCACGCTCTTGCATACAATTATCCGTGACTGGTGAAATTGTAGATAAGATCCATATGACAGCAAGTTTCATGGAAATTTCCAGAACTTTGGATGTCGATATTTCATTCCAGGAAGACAATATTTACAGACGAAACAGACGTTTGGTTTGCTTCGATATGGACTCGACTTTAATTCAGACCGAAGTAATTGATGAACTGGCTGAGCTGAACGGAGTAGGAGATGAGGTTCGTGCGATCACTGAATCGGCAATGAATGGCGAGATTGATTTTAACGAAAGTTTCAAACAGCGTATGGCTTTGCTCGAAGGGCTGAGCGAAGATGTTTTGCAAAATGTTGCCCTCAATTTACCCATTACAAAAGGAGCCCATCGATTGATGAAAGCCTTAAAATATTACGGATATAAAACGGCAATATTGTCTGGAGGATTCACCTATTTTGGAGAGTATCTACAGAAAGAATTGGGTATCGATTATGTTCATGCGAATCGATTGGAAATCAAAGACGGTAAGCTAACAGGTAAATACATAGGCGATATTGTAGACGGCCAAAAGAAAGCCGAATACCTTAAAGCAATCGCCGAAAAAGAAGGAATTCACATCAATCAGACCATAGCGGTCGGAGACGGTGCCAATGACTTGCCAATGCTAAATTTAGCAGGTTTGGGAATTGCTTTTCACGCCAAACCAAAAGTAAAAGAAAACGCGGCAACCTCAATTTCAAGTCTGGGTCTTGACGGAGTTTTATATTTATTAGGGTACCACGACAGGTATATTGATATGATGTAA
- a CDS encoding redox-active disulfide protein 2, with the protein MSTKKFSEMTTEELLKSQKMSKTATYSFAVILLLLCIVNIYLVFKKGFSASQVVPIALLPLLVLNFKTLKDIKEELKSREK; encoded by the coding sequence ATGAGTACTAAAAAATTTAGCGAAATGACTACCGAAGAATTACTTAAAAGCCAAAAGATGTCAAAAACAGCCACCTATAGCTTTGCCGTAATTTTACTTTTATTATGTATTGTCAACATCTATCTTGTTTTTAAAAAAGGATTCAGTGCTTCTCAGGTTGTTCCTATTGCTTTACTGCCACTACTTGTTTTAAATTTTAAGACTTTAAAAGACATCAAAGAAGAATTGAAATCCAGAGAAAAATAA
- a CDS encoding GH3 auxin-responsive promoter family protein: MPLSIINSFASWVLKQRIHQIELFLKYPNEVQEELLHNLLTASENTIVGKQYDFASINSYQTFAERVPIATYEELQPLIERTRQGEQNVFWETPIKWFAKSSGTTNAKSKFIPVSNEALEDCHYKGSKDLLCLYLNNNEDSELFLGKSLRLGGSSQIYENNNTFFGDLSAILIENMPIWAEFSSTPSSKTSLMSEWESKIAAIINETKNENVTSFAGVPSWMLVLMNKVLENTGKESLLDLWPNLEVYFHGGVSFSPYKEQYKKILPSKDFRYYEIYNASEGFFAIQDLNNSSDLLLMLDYGIFYEFIAMDTFGTPNQKVIRLADVELDKNYAIVITTNSGLWRYLIGDTVRFTSLNPYRIRVTGRTKHHINVFGEELMVENTDQAIAKACQLTHTEVIDYTVAPIFMQDKEKGAHEWMIEFKKKPADVGLFQKVLDETLQTLNSDYEAKRHNNMTLNPLVINVARENLFYDWLKERDKLGGQHKIPRLSNQRDYLEQLKEM; the protein is encoded by the coding sequence ATGCCCTTATCAATAATCAACTCTTTCGCTTCCTGGGTCCTAAAACAAAGGATACATCAAATAGAACTTTTTCTAAAATATCCGAATGAAGTTCAGGAAGAGCTGCTGCACAATTTGTTGACAGCTTCAGAAAATACTATTGTAGGGAAACAGTATGATTTTGCATCGATCAATTCTTATCAAACTTTTGCCGAAAGGGTGCCGATTGCTACCTACGAAGAGCTTCAGCCTTTGATTGAACGTACCCGACAAGGGGAACAAAATGTATTTTGGGAAACCCCTATAAAATGGTTTGCCAAATCGAGCGGAACTACAAATGCCAAAAGTAAGTTTATCCCTGTGAGTAATGAAGCCCTCGAGGATTGTCATTATAAAGGGAGTAAAGATTTACTTTGTCTGTACCTCAACAACAATGAGGATTCGGAATTGTTTCTGGGCAAAAGTCTCCGTCTGGGCGGAAGTTCCCAAATCTATGAAAACAACAATACCTTCTTTGGCGATTTATCTGCTATTTTGATTGAGAATATGCCTATCTGGGCTGAATTTAGCAGTACCCCGAGCAGCAAAACTTCGCTAATGAGCGAATGGGAATCTAAAATTGCTGCGATTATAAATGAAACGAAAAACGAAAATGTAACCAGTTTTGCAGGCGTTCCGTCGTGGATGCTCGTTTTAATGAATAAAGTTTTGGAGAATACAGGTAAAGAAAGTCTATTGGACCTCTGGCCAAACCTGGAAGTTTATTTCCACGGAGGTGTAAGTTTCTCCCCATATAAAGAACAATACAAAAAGATTTTACCAAGCAAAGATTTCAGATACTACGAAATCTACAATGCGTCAGAAGGCTTTTTTGCTATTCAGGATTTAAACAATTCGAGCGATTTACTGCTGATGCTGGATTATGGTATTTTCTATGAATTTATAGCCATGGATACCTTTGGTACTCCAAATCAAAAAGTAATTCGTTTGGCCGATGTGGAGCTCGATAAAAACTATGCCATTGTCATTACAACGAATTCCGGTTTATGGCGCTATTTGATTGGAGATACGGTTCGTTTTACTTCTCTAAACCCTTATAGAATCAGAGTAACAGGCAGAACCAAACATCATATTAATGTTTTCGGAGAAGAACTAATGGTCGAAAATACCGATCAGGCCATTGCCAAAGCCTGCCAGCTGACGCACACCGAAGTGATCGATTATACCGTTGCTCCTATTTTTATGCAGGACAAGGAAAAAGGAGCTCACGAATGGATGATTGAGTTCAAGAAAAAACCTGCTGATGTAGGGCTTTTTCAAAAAGTGCTGGATGAAACACTACAAACTTTAAATTCTGATTACGAAGCCAAACGTCACAACAATATGACTTTAAATCCTCTGGTGATTAATGTGGCACGCGAGAACTTGTTTTACGACTGGTTAAAAGAACGTGACAAGTTAGGCGGACAGCATAAGATTCCAAGGCTTTCGAATCAGAGGGATTATTTGGAGCAATTGAAAGAGATGTAG